A stretch of Bacillus pseudomycoides DNA encodes these proteins:
- a CDS encoding cytochrome ubiquinol oxidase subunit I, with translation MDTVTLSRAFFGSSLAFHIIFATLGIGLSLMIFISEILYHWKKDSDYAVMAKRWTKAFAILLGVAIPTGTIVGVQISLLWPGFAKIVGQVISVPFQIEIFAFFLEALFMSIYVYAADKLPPFMRLVSLFFVMLGATASAVLITSANTWMNTPAGFSMNPDGSVFNVDPWKAFFNPSFFTSSFHVVITAYATGAAVIASIAGFKLLKRNVSTREIAYHKKGLFLGLIVTFISGAIMWLSGHESAIALHEHSPEKLAAAEALFNTTSHAPLAIGGFVDPATHELQYALEIPNMLSMLVGFNPNTVVKGLNEFPQETWPPFYTHTFFNLMVGAAAFTFAVAAIALLYWYFICRKKDAELPKWLLWATAACGPIMMLGIEFGWIFSCSGRQPWTIYGMQRTMDAATRADFVGPLFILFIILYIGLGALTIFVLRTFFRRHPLKNDLGQQGGDPRA, from the coding sequence ATGGATACTGTTACATTGTCACGGGCTTTCTTTGGGTCATCACTAGCATTCCACATTATTTTTGCAACCCTTGGAATCGGACTATCTTTAATGATTTTTATAAGCGAAATACTATATCACTGGAAAAAGGATTCAGATTACGCCGTTATGGCAAAAAGGTGGACAAAAGCTTTTGCCATCCTTCTTGGTGTAGCAATTCCTACTGGGACAATCGTCGGTGTACAAATTTCACTTCTTTGGCCCGGGTTCGCCAAAATTGTCGGTCAGGTGATTTCTGTTCCATTTCAAATTGAGATTTTCGCCTTCTTCTTAGAGGCACTATTTATGTCTATTTACGTATATGCAGCAGATAAATTACCGCCGTTTATGAGATTAGTGTCTCTCTTTTTTGTCATGCTTGGTGCTACTGCATCCGCCGTGTTAATTACCTCAGCAAACACATGGATGAATACACCTGCGGGTTTTTCTATGAATCCTGATGGCTCTGTTTTTAACGTAGACCCGTGGAAAGCATTCTTTAATCCAAGCTTTTTTACAAGCTCCTTCCATGTTGTCATTACAGCTTATGCAACAGGGGCAGCTGTAATTGCTTCTATCGCTGGATTTAAATTATTAAAACGCAATGTAAGCACGCGGGAGATTGCTTATCATAAAAAGGGGCTATTTTTAGGTCTTATCGTCACATTTATTAGCGGTGCAATTATGTGGCTTTCTGGACATGAATCAGCTATTGCCTTGCACGAACATTCTCCAGAAAAATTAGCAGCAGCGGAAGCATTATTTAACACAACATCACATGCTCCCCTCGCAATTGGTGGATTTGTTGATCCTGCAACACACGAGTTACAATATGCTCTCGAAATCCCCAATATGTTAAGCATGTTAGTGGGATTTAATCCTAATACCGTGGTAAAAGGATTAAATGAATTTCCACAAGAAACGTGGCCACCATTTTATACCCATACTTTTTTTAATTTGATGGTCGGTGCAGCTGCATTCACCTTTGCTGTAGCAGCAATCGCCCTTTTATATTGGTATTTTATTTGTCGAAAAAAAGATGCAGAGTTACCAAAATGGCTGCTATGGGCCACCGCTGCATGCGGACCAATTATGATGCTTGGTATTGAATTTGGATGGATTTTCAGTTGTAGTGGTCGTCAGCCGTGGACAATTTATGGGATGCAGCGCACAATGGATGCTGCTACGCGTGCTGATTTCGTCGGACCTTTATTTATTTTATTCATCATTTTATATATCGGTCTTGGCGCTTTAACAATTTTCGTACTACGGACGTTCTTTAGAAGACATCCATTAAAAAATGATTTAGGGCAGCAAGGAGGAGATCCTCGTGCATGA
- a CDS encoding arsenic transporter: MSTEILITIIVFFLTMIVIFWRPRGLNEAWPAAIGAGIILLTGLVSKPDVVDIISKIGGASITILATIVMAVILESFGFFHWAAAKLANLAKGSGRRLYWYIQLLCFLMTLLFNNDGSILITTPILILLLKNLQLKPHQQIPYLLSGALIATASSAPIGVSNIVNLIALNIVNMTLYMHTAMMFVPATLGLLFMSWLMYTVLKRKLPEKLPVSSYDIEEIFFTKNFHPLKGKNSVDTKQKRTKFMLKVLLFVFLMRCLLFVASFLSIPIEIVAVLGSLVLLVWRWYYLRTNPVDILKKTPWHILIFAFSMYVIIYGLHNAGLTELLVKWCEPIVNQHLLYASFTMGGLVSILSNVFNNHPALMIGTITLTEMGLDPVTLKTIYLANIIGSDMGSLLLPIGTLASLIWMYILKQNKIKVKWKDYLSVSLIVIPLSTVVTLFLLFYWVQLFFSL, from the coding sequence ATGAGTACTGAAATATTGATTACTATCATCGTCTTTTTCTTAACCATGATCGTCATTTTTTGGCGGCCACGAGGTTTGAATGAAGCATGGCCCGCAGCGATTGGCGCCGGCATCATTCTACTTACAGGACTTGTATCCAAACCAGATGTTGTGGATATTATTAGTAAAATCGGAGGCGCCTCCATCACCATCTTAGCAACCATCGTTATGGCGGTTATATTAGAAAGCTTCGGCTTCTTTCATTGGGCGGCTGCAAAATTAGCAAACTTAGCAAAAGGTTCCGGTCGCCGTTTATACTGGTACATTCAATTATTATGCTTCCTCATGACTCTATTATTTAACAATGATGGCAGCATCTTAATTACAACTCCAATTTTAATTTTACTTCTTAAAAACCTTCAACTAAAGCCACACCAACAAATCCCGTATTTACTAAGCGGTGCTTTAATTGCTACTGCTTCAAGTGCACCAATTGGTGTAAGTAATATCGTAAACTTAATCGCATTAAATATCGTAAATATGACGCTTTATATGCACACTGCAATGATGTTCGTACCTGCAACACTAGGATTACTATTTATGTCATGGCTCATGTACACTGTCTTAAAGAGAAAACTACCAGAAAAATTACCAGTTTCTTCTTATGATATTGAAGAAATCTTCTTCACGAAAAACTTCCATCCTTTAAAAGGAAAAAATTCCGTTGATACAAAACAAAAGCGGACAAAATTCATGTTAAAAGTATTACTTTTCGTATTCCTTATGCGCTGTCTTCTCTTCGTCGCTTCCTTCCTATCCATACCAATTGAAATTGTAGCTGTACTTGGTTCACTCGTTCTTCTCGTATGGAGATGGTACTACTTACGGACAAACCCTGTCGATATTTTGAAAAAGACACCTTGGCATATTCTAATCTTCGCTTTCTCTATGTATGTTATCATTTACGGTCTTCACAATGCAGGATTAACAGAACTGCTAGTAAAATGGTGCGAACCAATTGTAAATCAACATCTTCTTTATGCGAGCTTTACAATGGGCGGATTAGTTTCCATCCTATCTAACGTCTTTAACAATCACCCTGCACTCATGATCGGTACCATTACATTAACTGAAATGGGACTTGATCCAGTCACGCTAAAAACAATTTATCTCGCAAATATTATTGGTAGTGATATGGGATCGCTATTATTACCAATCGGTACACTTGCTTCCCTCATTTGGATGTACATCCTAAAACAAAATAAAATTAAAGTGAAATGGAAAGATTATTTAAGCGTATCTCTGATTGTTATTCCACTCTCAACAGTCGTAACATTATTCCTCCTATTCTACTGGGTACAACTTTTCTTCTCGCTCTAA
- a CDS encoding cytochrome d ubiquinol oxidase subunit II, translating into MHEASIAIIILWAIIFVYSILGSIDFGAGFWGMVYAKHPTLAGKLANRYLSPTWEVTNTFLVFVVVAFLGFFPKAAFTLATVMFVPVTLILVLVAIRSTFMVFAYSVPKYEHVLRFISGITGLLIPALLITVLPVTEGAYITTSGGKEVLLYGKLLSSPVIYWYMLFGLTSELFLSSLFLADFAREQRSEDTYRIYRRNAIILGPATLVTAIIALVVMDPETHWLMQGLIKQFPWFTVSIILFVIGYSSLFWANKKHGSLGWPRIAVLAVVAQYAFASYAYGVAHLPYIIYPDVTVFTSFTTKETFYALLILYAIGIAILLPGFIFFWNLFLKDRTFLKEK; encoded by the coding sequence GTGCATGAGGCAAGTATTGCGATTATTATCTTATGGGCCATTATCTTCGTATACAGCATTTTAGGCTCCATTGATTTTGGGGCTGGATTTTGGGGTATGGTATACGCAAAGCACCCAACACTAGCTGGAAAGCTTGCCAATCGCTATTTATCGCCAACATGGGAAGTAACAAATACATTTCTCGTTTTTGTCGTTGTTGCATTTCTTGGCTTCTTTCCGAAAGCAGCTTTTACACTCGCAACAGTCATGTTTGTACCGGTAACATTAATTTTAGTTCTCGTTGCCATTCGCAGTACATTTATGGTGTTTGCTTATTCTGTACCAAAATATGAACATGTTCTTCGCTTTATTTCTGGAATTACAGGACTCTTAATTCCAGCCTTATTGATTACCGTTTTACCAGTAACAGAAGGTGCTTATATTACAACCTCTGGTGGAAAAGAAGTTCTATTATATGGGAAACTTTTATCAAGCCCAGTCATTTATTGGTATATGTTATTTGGATTAACTTCGGAGCTATTTCTGTCCTCCCTATTTTTAGCTGACTTTGCGAGAGAACAGCGCTCAGAGGATACATATCGCATTTACAGACGAAACGCCATCATACTTGGCCCAGCAACGCTCGTTACAGCCATCATCGCCCTTGTTGTTATGGATCCAGAAACACATTGGCTCATGCAAGGATTGATTAAACAGTTTCCTTGGTTCACAGTCTCCATTATTTTATTTGTAATCGGGTATTCGTCCCTTTTTTGGGCAAATAAAAAACACGGGTCACTTGGCTGGCCACGCATCGCTGTTTTAGCAGTTGTTGCACAGTATGCATTTGCAAGCTACGCTTATGGCGTCGCACATTTACCGTATATCATTTATCCGGACGTTACTGTATTCACAAGCTTTACAACGAAAGAAACATTCTATGCGCTGCTCATCCTCTATGCAATCGGCATCGCCATCTTACTTCCAGGCTTTATCTTCTTCTGGAATTTATTCTTAAAGGATCGAACGTTCCTCAAAGAAAAATAA